The Leucobacter rhizosphaerae genome includes a region encoding these proteins:
- a CDS encoding amidohydrolase, whose protein sequence is MTARTTIYRNATVFTGEADATPKESFAVRGDRILAAGDLAPVRLAAGDDAVEVDLGGAFVSPGIIEGHAHMLMLGESLDKVQLRDCTSVAEVQERLAAARAAAPDAPRILGTSWLFDIFGDGERPTAAMLDAAVADVPVILDANDLHSVWVNSAALEAMGIDRDTPDPVGGEIVRDAEGAATGFLLETAAMKHAWGYLEAMATDADRDRFLENACTAYLETGVTGATEMSFGAADLAAYRRRLDRDGSLPFPVNAHWILTASGDLDTDLAEVAEVARIRDEIAEQYGDEWLRIAGVKFILDGVIDACTATMRAPYANGAMPGPIWEREFALPVAVAADAAGLQLALHAIGDEASTIALDMVQECIRVNGPRADRRARVEHLESVADDTIARMAALGVTASMQPVHCDPAVLDNWQAVLGDERAHTGFPWHKFRDAGVALALGTDAPTAPHEAPNNLFIAVTAKSVLDRDRAPYQPHRVFTPAEAVEALTLGTAFATRREHELGRIAAGFRANVVVWTANPLNDAPEALLDSAAALTLVDGRVAYSAEHDTMGA, encoded by the coding sequence ATGACTGCACGGACCACCATCTACCGCAACGCCACGGTCTTCACCGGGGAGGCGGACGCGACCCCGAAGGAGAGCTTCGCGGTGCGGGGCGATCGGATCCTGGCGGCGGGGGACCTCGCGCCGGTGCGGCTCGCCGCGGGTGACGACGCGGTGGAGGTGGATCTCGGCGGCGCGTTCGTGAGCCCCGGGATCATCGAGGGGCACGCCCACATGCTCATGCTCGGAGAGTCGCTCGACAAGGTGCAGCTGCGCGACTGCACGAGCGTGGCCGAGGTGCAGGAGCGGCTCGCCGCGGCACGGGCCGCTGCCCCCGACGCGCCGCGGATCCTCGGCACCAGCTGGCTCTTCGACATCTTCGGCGACGGCGAGCGCCCGACGGCCGCGATGCTCGACGCAGCCGTGGCCGACGTGCCCGTGATCCTCGACGCCAACGACCTGCACTCGGTGTGGGTGAACTCCGCCGCACTCGAGGCCATGGGCATCGATCGCGACACCCCCGACCCCGTGGGCGGGGAGATCGTGCGCGACGCCGAGGGCGCAGCGACCGGGTTCCTGCTCGAAACGGCCGCCATGAAGCACGCCTGGGGGTACCTCGAGGCCATGGCGACCGACGCCGACCGCGACCGCTTCCTCGAGAACGCCTGCACCGCGTACCTCGAGACCGGGGTGACGGGGGCGACCGAGATGTCGTTCGGCGCCGCCGATCTGGCCGCGTACCGGCGCCGGCTGGACCGCGACGGCTCCTTGCCCTTCCCCGTGAACGCGCACTGGATCCTCACCGCCTCGGGCGACCTCGACACCGATCTCGCCGAGGTCGCCGAGGTCGCGCGGATCCGCGACGAGATCGCCGAGCAGTACGGCGACGAGTGGCTGCGGATCGCGGGCGTGAAGTTCATCCTCGACGGCGTGATCGACGCGTGCACCGCGACCATGCGCGCTCCCTACGCCAACGGCGCGATGCCGGGACCCATCTGGGAGCGCGAGTTCGCGCTGCCCGTCGCCGTGGCGGCCGACGCGGCCGGGCTGCAGCTCGCCCTCCACGCGATCGGCGACGAGGCGAGCACGATCGCACTCGACATGGTGCAGGAGTGCATCCGCGTGAACGGCCCCCGCGCGGATCGCCGCGCCCGCGTCGAGCACCTCGAGTCCGTCGCCGACGACACCATCGCCCGCATGGCCGCACTCGGCGTCACCGCGTCGATGCAGCCGGTGCACTGCGACCCCGCCGTGCTCGACAACTGGCAGGCGGTGCTCGGCGACGAGCGCGCGCACACCGGCTTCCCGTGGCACAAGTTCCGCGACGCCGGGGTCGCCCTCGCGCTCGGGACCGACGCCCCCACGGCCCCGCACGAGGCGCCGAACAACCTGTTCATCGCCGTCACCGCGAAGTCCGTGCTCGACCGGGATCGCGCGCCCTACCAACCGCACCGCGTGTTCACGCCCGCCGAGGCCGTCGAGGCTCTCACGCTCGGGACCGCGTTCGCCACCCGTCGCGAGCACGAACTCGGCCGCATCGCCGCCGGGTTCCGCGCGAACGTCGTCGTGTGGACGGCGAATCCGCTCAACGACGCACCGGAGGCGCTGCTCGACTCGGCCGCGGCGCTCACCCTCGTCGACGGACGGGTGGCGTACTCAGCCGAACACGACACAATGGGGGCATGA
- a CDS encoding Lrp/AsnC family transcriptional regulator: MTVDEIDRAILDVLRDDARVSMTALAEAVHISRAGAHARVKRLVDSGVIVNFTVRTDPVRSGAHASAYVTLLIDQTGWQEVRSRLGEIEEVEHVALVGGDFDVLLLVRASDNSHLRRVVLEDIQSIPWVRNTRTILIFEDFPGGAAPALDG; the protein is encoded by the coding sequence GTGACCGTCGATGAGATCGATCGCGCCATTCTCGACGTGCTGCGCGACGACGCGCGGGTGTCGATGACGGCGCTGGCCGAAGCCGTGCACATCTCCCGGGCGGGGGCGCACGCGCGGGTGAAGCGGCTCGTGGACTCCGGTGTCATCGTGAACTTCACCGTGCGCACCGATCCCGTGCGGTCCGGAGCGCACGCGTCGGCGTACGTGACCCTGCTGATCGATCAGACGGGGTGGCAGGAGGTGCGATCCCGGCTGGGAGAGATCGAGGAGGTGGAGCACGTCGCGCTCGTCGGCGGCGACTTCGACGTGCTGCTGCTCGTGCGCGCGAGCGACAACAGCCACCTGCGGCGGGTCGTGCTCGAGGACATCCAGTCGATCCCGTGGGTGCGCAATACCCGCACGATCCTCATCTTCGAGGACTTCCCGGGGGGTGCGGCGCCGGCGCTCGACGGGTGA
- a CDS encoding APC family permease: MTAVSSTERSESPPTETGVMKREFTLWSAFSLAFVFVSPIVAMYGIFGLGLSTVGPAFWWGWVVTLAGQLTVAITLGVLASRWPLAGGVYQWSRRLIGPRYGWFAGWAYTWALLIALSSVAYSGAVFVAILFGLDATSPSTLVMLAVALLVLTTVVNIAGRKVVKIVATACIVAEVVGSIGVAVYLLIFGRYQDPSILTEGLQSEPGTPLMMTPFVFLVAIAGWSFLGFESASSIAEEVKNPKHAVPRAIVFSLLGVGAVILFTSFAIILAIPNLADILAASEGDPIIAVLAYHFPPVVVDAILAMFVIAFLASLVGIQAAVSRLVWANARENELPAAGWLKRLRGAGGLPSNAILLTGAVSIIALLLLQNEYVNTLLVAFTTVGFYVAFAFPVVGLAVAKIRGTWRPTERLFMGRIGTVMSWVALVWLALEITNVLWPREAADLWLINAAPLIASVAVAVVGAFVYRWSPVGRGRVESSLVLNARTSAAPVVEEEGTQ, encoded by the coding sequence ATGACCGCAGTCAGCAGCACCGAGCGTTCCGAATCCCCACCGACCGAGACGGGGGTGATGAAGCGCGAGTTCACCCTGTGGTCCGCGTTCTCCCTCGCGTTCGTCTTCGTCTCGCCCATCGTCGCGATGTACGGCATCTTCGGCCTCGGCCTCTCGACCGTCGGCCCCGCCTTCTGGTGGGGATGGGTCGTCACGCTCGCGGGCCAGCTCACGGTCGCGATCACCCTCGGGGTGCTGGCCTCCCGCTGGCCGCTCGCCGGCGGCGTCTACCAGTGGTCGCGGCGCCTGATCGGTCCGCGCTACGGGTGGTTCGCGGGCTGGGCGTACACCTGGGCGCTGCTCATCGCCCTGAGCTCGGTGGCCTACTCGGGCGCCGTGTTCGTCGCGATCCTCTTCGGGCTCGACGCCACCTCTCCGAGCACGCTCGTGATGCTGGCGGTCGCGCTCCTCGTTCTCACGACCGTCGTGAACATCGCCGGGCGGAAGGTCGTGAAGATCGTGGCCACCGCCTGCATCGTCGCGGAGGTCGTCGGGTCGATCGGGGTCGCCGTGTACCTGCTGATCTTCGGCCGGTACCAGGATCCGTCGATCCTCACCGAGGGGCTGCAGTCCGAGCCGGGCACCCCGCTCATGATGACTCCGTTCGTCTTCCTCGTCGCGATCGCCGGCTGGTCGTTCCTCGGCTTCGAGAGCGCGAGCAGCATCGCCGAAGAAGTGAAGAACCCGAAGCACGCCGTGCCGCGCGCGATCGTGTTCTCGCTGCTCGGTGTGGGCGCCGTGATCCTGTTCACGAGCTTCGCCATCATCCTGGCGATCCCGAATCTCGCCGACATCCTGGCCGCGTCCGAGGGCGATCCCATCATCGCCGTGCTCGCGTACCACTTCCCCCCGGTGGTCGTCGACGCGATCCTCGCGATGTTCGTCATCGCGTTCCTCGCGAGCCTCGTCGGGATCCAGGCCGCGGTGTCGCGCCTCGTGTGGGCGAACGCCCGCGAGAACGAGCTGCCGGCTGCCGGCTGGCTGAAGCGACTCCGCGGGGCCGGCGGGTTGCCCTCGAACGCGATCCTGCTCACCGGGGCCGTCTCGATCATCGCGCTGCTCCTGCTGCAGAACGAGTACGTCAACACCCTGCTCGTCGCCTTCACGACGGTCGGGTTCTACGTCGCCTTCGCGTTCCCCGTCGTCGGGCTGGCGGTCGCCAAGATCCGCGGTACCTGGCGCCCGACCGAGCGACTCTTCATGGGGCGGATCGGCACCGTGATGTCGTGGGTGGCGCTGGTGTGGCTCGCGCTGGAGATTACCAACGTGCTGTGGCCGCGCGAGGCCGCGGACCTCTGGCTGATCAATGCCGCACCGCTCATCGCGTCGGTCGCCGTCGCGGTGGTCGGTGCGTTCGTGTACCGGTGGTCTCCAGTGGGCCGTGGCAGGGTCGAATCGTCGCTCGTGCTGAACGCCCGCACCAGCGCGGCCCCCGTCGTCGAGGAAGAAGGAACCCAGTGA
- a CDS encoding amidohydrolase yields the protein MEQTRRLLTGSRLWTGDAFERGDLLVEGSRIAAILPPGSSRPELPAHAVVDVHDRTILPGFVDAHAHPLIGGTELAGAPVRAAESVADAVRIVADYAEQHPEAPWIVGEGFDLSIDPTGTYLAADLDRVVPDRPVVLRSSDIHTVWANRLALRAAGLTADTPDPADGIIERDADGTPSGTLREWGAFMPVLRTIPPRSEAEVTDALLRGLGILSAEGVTAVQDAWVELDDVDAYLAAAERGLPVRLNLALRAVPGEWRAHLADYREARERIDALGSPDLSARTIKFFADGIIEGGTAHVSEPYHGGSCCGVPAWDAAELAEAAVAFDALGFQLHIHAIGDAGLTSALDAIEAATDAHGARDRRPVIAHAQLVAPNDLARLVAADVTVAVQPYWAKLDAVVRRLTNGRLQGPREERQYPFRTLAEAGVRLASSSDFPITTPSPLQALGVGMSREVAGDLARSWLPEERLSLAAAITAATTGAAYTQFADDRLGRLVAGAPADFAIVSGLPAHPEPADFLTARVEATWRNGTPVLHRSTPPTTAPQVLEGESR from the coding sequence ATGGAGCAGACGAGACGATTGCTGACGGGCTCCCGCCTGTGGACGGGCGACGCGTTCGAGCGCGGCGACCTCCTGGTCGAGGGGTCCCGGATCGCCGCGATCCTGCCCCCGGGGTCTTCGCGGCCCGAGCTCCCGGCCCACGCTGTCGTCGACGTCCACGACCGCACGATCCTGCCGGGGTTCGTCGACGCCCACGCGCACCCGTTGATCGGGGGAACGGAGCTCGCGGGCGCCCCCGTCCGAGCGGCCGAGAGTGTGGCCGATGCCGTCCGGATCGTCGCCGACTACGCCGAGCAGCACCCGGAGGCGCCGTGGATCGTGGGTGAGGGCTTCGACCTCAGCATCGACCCCACGGGCACCTACCTCGCCGCCGACCTCGACCGCGTCGTGCCGGATCGCCCGGTCGTGCTGCGGTCGAGCGACATCCACACGGTCTGGGCGAACCGACTCGCCCTGCGCGCTGCTGGGCTCACCGCCGACACCCCCGATCCGGCCGACGGCATCATCGAGCGCGACGCCGACGGCACCCCCTCGGGCACGCTCCGCGAGTGGGGCGCGTTCATGCCCGTGCTGCGAACGATCCCGCCGCGCTCCGAGGCAGAGGTCACCGACGCGCTGCTCCGCGGCCTGGGGATCCTGAGCGCCGAGGGCGTCACGGCGGTGCAGGACGCGTGGGTGGAGCTCGACGATGTCGACGCCTATCTCGCCGCCGCCGAGCGCGGGCTCCCCGTCCGCCTCAACCTCGCCCTGCGCGCCGTGCCCGGGGAGTGGCGCGCGCACCTCGCCGACTACCGTGAGGCGCGCGAGCGCATCGATGCCCTCGGCTCGCCCGACCTTTCGGCCCGCACCATCAAATTCTTCGCCGACGGCATCATCGAGGGTGGAACGGCGCACGTGAGCGAGCCCTACCACGGCGGCTCCTGCTGCGGCGTCCCCGCCTGGGACGCGGCCGAGCTCGCGGAGGCCGCCGTGGCCTTCGACGCGCTGGGGTTCCAGCTGCACATCCACGCCATCGGCGACGCGGGCCTCACGAGCGCACTCGACGCCATCGAGGCCGCGACGGACGCACATGGCGCGCGGGATCGACGACCGGTGATCGCCCACGCGCAGCTGGTCGCGCCGAACGATCTCGCGAGACTCGTCGCCGCCGACGTCACGGTCGCTGTGCAGCCCTACTGGGCGAAGCTCGACGCGGTCGTCCGTCGGCTGACGAACGGCCGCCTGCAGGGGCCCCGCGAGGAACGCCAGTACCCCTTCCGCACGCTCGCGGAGGCCGGCGTGCGGCTCGCCTCGTCGAGCGACTTCCCCATCACGACGCCGAGTCCGCTGCAGGCCCTCGGCGTCGGCATGAGCCGGGAGGTGGCGGGAGACCTCGCCCGCTCCTGGCTCCCGGAGGAACGCCTGTCGCTCGCGGCCGCGATCACCGCTGCCACGACCGGGGCCGCCTACACGCAGTTCGCCGACGACCGGCTCGGCCGGCTGGTCGCCGGTGCCCCCGCCGACTTCGCGATCGTCTCCGGGCTCCCCGCGCACCCCGAGCCGGCCGACTTCCTCACCGCCCGCGTCGAGGCGACCTGGCGCAACGGCACCCCCGTGCTCCACCGTTCGACCCCGCCCACCACCGCCCCCCAGGTACTCGAAGGAGAGTCACGATGA
- a CDS encoding alpha/beta fold hydrolase encodes MSRDAQGSPGDPTKFSTVDAHGIEIFCTFWAAEDPVGVVQISHGIGDHSLRYDAFARALAAAGLAVFADDHRGHGETGRAQWGGDLSKLGKLGPGGLQATEAAILQLTELIRDRHPGLPVIMYGHSWGSLMAQRILNEHPRAWDAVVLSATALRTFRHMESGDLNGPWAGDEANGFEWLSRDPAVAEAFLADPLCFEADILRLFGVADALRLLGKPVAGLAPDVPILLISGAEDSISKNDGVRQLAELYRRRGVRDVTVKLYPGARHETLNETNRDEVQADLITWMLERVGTE; translated from the coding sequence ATGAGCCGCGACGCACAGGGATCCCCCGGGGATCCGACGAAGTTCAGCACCGTCGACGCCCACGGCATCGAGATCTTCTGCACCTTCTGGGCGGCCGAGGATCCGGTGGGCGTCGTGCAGATCTCGCACGGGATCGGCGACCACTCGCTCCGTTACGACGCGTTCGCGCGGGCGCTCGCGGCGGCCGGCCTCGCCGTGTTCGCCGACGACCACCGCGGGCACGGGGAGACCGGCCGCGCGCAGTGGGGCGGCGATCTCAGCAAGCTCGGCAAACTCGGGCCCGGCGGACTGCAGGCCACCGAGGCGGCGATCCTGCAGCTCACCGAGCTGATCCGGGACCGCCACCCGGGCCTGCCGGTCATCATGTACGGCCACTCCTGGGGGTCGCTGATGGCGCAGCGCATCCTCAACGAGCACCCGCGGGCGTGGGACGCCGTCGTGCTGTCGGCGACCGCGCTCCGCACCTTCCGGCACATGGAGAGCGGTGACCTCAACGGTCCCTGGGCCGGCGACGAGGCGAACGGCTTCGAGTGGCTGAGCCGCGATCCGGCCGTCGCGGAGGCGTTTTTGGCCGACCCGCTCTGCTTCGAGGCGGACATCCTCCGGCTGTTCGGCGTCGCGGACGCCCTCAGGCTGCTCGGCAAACCGGTCGCGGGTCTCGCGCCGGACGTACCGATCCTGCTCATCTCGGGCGCCGAGGACTCGATCAGCAAGAACGACGGCGTGCGGCAGCTCGCAGAGCTCTACCGTCGGCGCGGGGTGCGCGACGTCACGGTGAAACTGTACCCGGGCGCGCGGCACGAGACCCTGAACGAGACGAACCGCGACGAAGTGCAGGCCGACCTCATCACGTGGATGCTGGAGCGCGTCGGCACGGAGTAG
- a CDS encoding quinone oxidoreductase family protein: MMRAIIANEAGGPEVLTIQETASPAPGPGELLIATAAVGVNFIETYQRSGLYRVPFPFTPGAEASGTVLAVGEGVTGVEVGTLVTTAEGRASYAEQFVVPAAAAVAVPAGITAEVAAALPLQGLTAHYLATSAARPEAGDTVLVHAGAGGVGLLLTQLLTARGVRVLTTVSTPEKRELSLAAGAAEALDYAGFAERARELTDGAGVDVVYDGVGTDTFDDSLRALRVRGALVLFGGASGPVPPFDLQRLNAGGSLSVTRPSLGHFLRTPEERAWRYGELFAAIDEGALDLRIGARFPLAEAADAHRALEGRGTTGKVILTL; the protein is encoded by the coding sequence ATCATGCGAGCGATCATTGCGAATGAGGCCGGTGGCCCCGAGGTCCTGACGATCCAGGAGACGGCGTCGCCGGCCCCCGGTCCCGGCGAACTGCTCATTGCGACGGCGGCCGTGGGCGTCAACTTCATCGAGACGTACCAGCGATCGGGGCTCTACCGCGTCCCGTTCCCGTTCACGCCGGGCGCCGAGGCATCGGGCACCGTGCTCGCCGTCGGCGAGGGGGTGACCGGGGTCGAGGTCGGTACGCTCGTCACCACCGCCGAGGGTCGGGCGAGCTACGCCGAGCAGTTCGTCGTGCCCGCGGCCGCCGCGGTGGCGGTGCCTGCCGGCATCACCGCCGAGGTCGCTGCCGCGCTGCCGCTCCAGGGGCTCACCGCGCACTATCTCGCCACGTCCGCCGCTCGCCCGGAAGCCGGCGACACGGTGCTGGTCCACGCGGGCGCCGGCGGCGTCGGGCTGCTCCTCACGCAGTTGCTCACCGCGCGCGGCGTGCGGGTGCTGACCACCGTGTCGACCCCCGAGAAGCGCGAGCTCAGTCTCGCGGCGGGCGCGGCCGAGGCGCTCGACTACGCGGGCTTCGCCGAGCGGGCCCGGGAGCTGACGGACGGGGCAGGGGTCGACGTCGTGTACGACGGGGTCGGCACAGACACGTTCGACGACTCGCTCCGCGCGCTCCGGGTGCGCGGCGCACTGGTGCTCTTCGGCGGTGCGAGCGGACCGGTGCCGCCGTTCGACCTGCAGCGGCTCAACGCCGGCGGCTCGCTCTCCGTCACCCGCCCGTCGCTCGGTCACTTCCTCCGCACTCCTGAGGAGCGCGCCTGGCGGTACGGCGAGCTCTTCGCGGCGATCGACGAGGGCGCGCTCGACCTGCGCATCGGCGCGCGATTCCCGCTCGCGGAAGCCGCCGACGCGCACCGCGCGCTCGAGGGGCGCGGTACCACCGGGAAGGTGATTCTCACGCTGTAG
- a CDS encoding lipoate--protein ligase family protein, protein MHGEYKVPGGKLVVVDFEVADGRIESFRLSGDFFLEPDDALECINAAVEGLNPNGTIEEFGSAIHEALPSEVHLLGFTPESVGVAIRRAITGAAHWRDYDWQILHEPPVSPVLNAALDEVLTAAVGEGLRGPTLRIWEWNAPAVFIGSFQSVRNEVDEEQAAAHGAQIVRRISGGGAMFMEPAACITYALYVPGELVRGMSFADSYAYLDEWVLEALKALGIDAVYKPLNDITSPIGKIGGAAQKRLGSGAVLHHVTMAYDMDAEAMTQVLRIGREKLSDKGTASAQKRVDPLRSQTGLSREAIIEKMVEVFQQRHGGVAGEVTEGEWDAAERLVEQKFLTEEWIRRVP, encoded by the coding sequence ATGCACGGAGAGTACAAGGTCCCGGGCGGCAAGCTGGTCGTCGTCGATTTCGAGGTCGCCGATGGCCGGATCGAGAGCTTCCGGCTTTCGGGCGACTTCTTCCTCGAACCCGACGACGCCCTCGAGTGCATCAACGCAGCCGTCGAGGGGCTCAACCCGAACGGCACCATCGAGGAGTTCGGGTCGGCGATCCACGAGGCCCTGCCGAGCGAGGTGCACCTGCTCGGATTCACCCCGGAGTCGGTGGGGGTGGCGATCCGGCGCGCGATCACCGGCGCCGCGCACTGGCGCGACTACGACTGGCAGATCCTGCACGAGCCCCCGGTCTCCCCCGTGCTCAACGCGGCCCTCGACGAAGTGCTGACGGCGGCTGTCGGCGAGGGGCTGCGCGGCCCGACGCTCCGCATCTGGGAGTGGAACGCGCCCGCGGTGTTCATCGGCAGCTTCCAGTCGGTGCGGAACGAGGTCGACGAGGAGCAGGCGGCCGCGCACGGCGCGCAGATCGTGCGCCGGATCTCGGGCGGCGGCGCCATGTTCATGGAGCCCGCGGCGTGCATCACGTACGCGTTGTACGTGCCGGGCGAACTCGTGCGCGGCATGAGCTTCGCGGACTCCTACGCCTACCTCGATGAGTGGGTGCTCGAGGCCCTGAAGGCGCTCGGGATCGACGCCGTCTACAAGCCGCTGAACGACATTACGAGTCCGATCGGCAAGATCGGCGGCGCGGCGCAGAAGCGGCTCGGATCCGGGGCCGTGCTGCACCACGTCACGATGGCCTACGACATGGACGCCGAGGCGATGACGCAGGTGCTGCGGATCGGACGCGAGAAGCTCTCCGACAAGGGCACCGCGAGCGCGCAGAAGCGCGTCGATCCGCTGCGCAGCCAGACCGGCCTCTCGCGCGAGGCGATCATCGAGAAAATGGTCGAGGTGTTCCAGCAGCGCCACGGCGGGGTGGCCGGTGAGGTCACCGAGGGCGAGTGGGACGCGGCGGAGCGGCTCGTCGAGCAGAAGTTCCTCACCGAGGAGTGGATCCGGCGCGTGCCGTAG
- a CDS encoding TetR/AcrR family transcriptional regulator, with protein sequence MRQHVTEERIIEAALALIHDEPSGTFTLAKLAKRLGISTPSLYSHVPSKQYIIERVRSRVVAEISCEAFADAPWDAALAEWARSYANAFVKHPETIPLLTTNPVQAPELLAQYETIAEALLAVGWPREEIIPVFTVVESFVMGSVLDLVAPVQMVQPVDGDDYPTLRSLLGGREVDILRAQHTFDLGVDALIEGLRGRLARVRSDAAATA encoded by the coding sequence GTGCGCCAGCACGTCACCGAGGAGCGGATCATCGAGGCCGCGCTCGCGCTGATCCACGACGAGCCGTCGGGCACGTTCACCCTCGCGAAGCTCGCGAAGCGACTCGGCATCAGCACCCCCTCGCTCTACAGCCACGTGCCGAGCAAGCAGTACATCATCGAGCGCGTGCGCTCGCGGGTGGTCGCCGAGATCAGTTGCGAGGCGTTCGCCGACGCGCCGTGGGACGCGGCGCTCGCCGAGTGGGCCCGCTCCTACGCGAACGCGTTCGTGAAGCACCCCGAGACGATCCCGCTCCTGACGACGAACCCGGTGCAGGCGCCCGAGTTGCTCGCCCAGTACGAGACCATCGCCGAGGCGCTGCTCGCAGTCGGGTGGCCGCGCGAGGAGATCATCCCGGTCTTCACCGTCGTCGAGAGCTTCGTCATGGGATCCGTGCTCGACCTCGTGGCGCCCGTGCAGATGGTGCAGCCCGTGGACGGCGACGACTACCCCACGCTGCGATCCCTCCTCGGTGGGCGCGAAGTCGATATCCTGCGCGCCCAGCACACTTTCGACCTCGGGGTCGACGCGCTCATCGAGGGGCTCCGCGGGCGGCTCGCGCGCGTGCGCTCCGACGCCGCGGCGACCGCCTGA
- a CDS encoding M24 family metallopeptidase, producing the protein MNALYRWPATDATELHRARFARVEETMRAQRVDALLLVGPDHIRYATDFRAHLTNESEWFAALVWRDGTAQVFLPYIDETITAPYPELPWVTEVIPVASWSAATANPKTWVRAVGGAIAAGGSRLRIGVDSVDHGLLSGLAEHTSGVEFVAVGTELHRIRREKHPIEVTLLDAVSRVNAGAMEAALAAARVGGTDHDVLAAAMAFQQAAGVEFVTHSVCNLRNGTGDWFAGGRRFAEGDPFFFDIGCYGPGGYASDAGRTGFVGEPREEHLEAYEHLRTAHRIAQELAVPGARASTLLAACNEYLEGHGLGRTPYAIGHGVGLRICELPTLFSPGLMDEDVTLIEGEVIALEPETTVVVDGIETVLKIEDNFVVEAHGLRQLTVVPGADEFVAH; encoded by the coding sequence GTGAACGCCCTGTACCGCTGGCCCGCAACGGACGCCACCGAACTGCACCGCGCGAGGTTCGCGCGCGTCGAGGAGACGATGCGCGCGCAGCGCGTCGATGCGCTTCTGCTCGTCGGGCCCGATCACATCCGCTACGCGACCGACTTCCGCGCGCACCTGACGAACGAGTCCGAGTGGTTCGCCGCGCTCGTATGGAGGGACGGCACGGCGCAGGTCTTCCTCCCGTACATCGACGAGACGATCACCGCCCCGTACCCGGAGCTGCCCTGGGTGACCGAGGTGATCCCGGTCGCATCGTGGTCCGCCGCCACGGCGAACCCGAAGACGTGGGTGCGCGCGGTCGGCGGTGCGATCGCCGCAGGGGGCAGCCGCCTGAGGATCGGCGTCGACTCGGTCGACCACGGGCTGCTGAGCGGCCTCGCGGAGCACACGTCGGGGGTCGAGTTCGTCGCGGTCGGCACGGAGCTCCACCGGATCCGCCGCGAGAAGCACCCCATCGAGGTCACACTGCTCGACGCGGTGTCGCGGGTCAACGCGGGTGCGATGGAGGCGGCGCTCGCCGCTGCGCGGGTCGGCGGGACCGATCACGACGTGCTGGCGGCGGCAATGGCCTTCCAACAGGCGGCGGGGGTGGAGTTCGTCACCCACTCGGTGTGCAACCTGCGCAACGGCACCGGGGACTGGTTCGCCGGCGGTCGGCGCTTCGCCGAGGGCGACCCGTTCTTCTTCGACATCGGCTGCTACGGCCCGGGCGGATACGCCTCGGACGCGGGGAGGACCGGGTTCGTCGGGGAGCCGCGCGAGGAGCACCTCGAGGCCTACGAGCATCTGCGCACCGCGCACCGGATCGCGCAGGAGCTCGCGGTCCCGGGAGCCCGCGCGTCGACCCTGCTCGCCGCCTGCAACGAGTACCTGGAGGGGCACGGGCTCGGCCGCACGCCGTACGCGATCGGCCACGGGGTGGGGCTGCGCATCTGCGAGCTGCCGACGCTCTTCTCGCCCGGGCTCATGGACGAGGACGTCACGCTCATCGAGGGCGAGGTCATCGCGCTCGAGCCGGAGACCACGGTGGTGGTCGACGGGATCGAGACCGTGCTGAAGATCGAGGACAACTTCGTGGTCGAGGCGCACGGGCTGCGGCAGCTCACGGTCGTGCCGGGGGCCGATGAGTTCGTCGCACACTGA